Genomic DNA from Desulfonema ishimotonii:
GTGCGGATCTGGGAGCAGAAAGGGGTAGCGTGGTTCATGGAGATATTTCAGGCGTGTTACGCTGACCCGTTTTTTCAGGCGGAACGGGGCAAAATGACACAGGGCGGACGATTCAGCCTTCTGAAACCCGGCCTCTTTAATGTGGCCCTGTTTTTGCTGACTATTTTGTCACTTTGTCATTTACGGATATTTTTTTAAGATAAATCTGAATAATTCTTACTTGACATGAAATATGTTTTTATATAACCAAACGGTTTTAGCTTTTTCATAATGAAGTAGTGTTCATTTTTTTAACCGTCACAAACCAAAGAAAACCGGTTTTGACGAAATGTGTTTAAGGAGTAGGTATGGGGTTTAAATTTAAAGGTTTTGGCGGGGGTGGTTCATTCGCCCACGGTGTGCATCCGCCCGAGCGGAAGAATTTTTCCGGGGATGCGGCCATCGAGGTTGTGCCACCGCCTGGAAAAGTCATGCTGCCTCTGCTTCAGAACGTCGGCGCGCCCAGTGTGGAAGCGGTCAAACCCAAGACGGTCGTGGCTGTCGGGGAGATGGTCGCCAAGGGATCGGCCTTTGTTTCCGCGCCGATTCACACGCCCATCGCAGGCAAGGTGATGAAGACGGGGATGACAACCCTGGCCAACGGACGGCATGTCAAAGCGATGCCGATCAAGGCTGACGGGGAGCAGCTGACCGGTCAGGCTCTGTGGAACGACGTTTTCGGCGGGGAGTGGCCCCGGGACGATCTGGATCAGTACGATGGGAAGCAGATTGTGGACGCCATCCAGGGCGCGGGCATTGTGGGGCTTGGCGGTGCGGCCTTTCCCACCCATGTCAAGTATGTGCCCAACGATGAAAAGCCCATTGATACGGTGCTGATCAACGGGTGTGAGTGTGAGCCGTATCTGACGGCGGACTACCGGGTTATGCTCGAAGCCCCGGACCCCGTGATCACCGGCACGCTGCTGCTGGGAAAAGTGACCGGCGCCAGAGAGATGATCATCGGCATCGAGGACAACAAGCCCGAGGCGATTGAGGTGCTGACGCGGGCGGCGGCCGGCACCGGCATCCGAATCGCAGTCCTCAAAACCAAGTATCCCCAGGGCAGTGAAAAACAGCTCATTGTGGCGGCCACCGGCCGCGAGGTGCCACTCGGCGGGCTGCCCCTGGATGTGGGGGTGGCGGTAAGCAATGTGGGGACGGTTGCGGCAGTGGCCCGTGCGGTGCTGCGCGGCAAACCCCTGACCCACCGTGTGATCACCGTGACCGGCGCGGGCATCCGTAATCCCAAAAACCTGCTGGCCCCCATCGGCATCACCATGGGCGAGCTGATCGACTACTGCGGCGGGCTGACCCCGGATGCGGCCCGTATGGTGGCAGGCGGTCCCATGATGGGATTTGCCTTTTCCGATATGAACGCACCCGTGACCAAAGGCACCAGCGGCATCACCATCCTCACCCACGACGACCTGAAGCGGGAGGAGGAGA
This window encodes:
- the rsxC gene encoding electron transport complex subunit RsxC codes for the protein MGFKFKGFGGGGSFAHGVHPPERKNFSGDAAIEVVPPPGKVMLPLLQNVGAPSVEAVKPKTVVAVGEMVAKGSAFVSAPIHTPIAGKVMKTGMTTLANGRHVKAMPIKADGEQLTGQALWNDVFGGEWPRDDLDQYDGKQIVDAIQGAGIVGLGGAAFPTHVKYVPNDEKPIDTVLINGCECEPYLTADYRVMLEAPDPVITGTLLLGKVTGAREMIIGIEDNKPEAIEVLTRAAAGTGIRIAVLKTKYPQGSEKQLIVAATGREVPLGGLPLDVGVAVSNVGTVAAVARAVLRGKPLTHRVITVTGAGIRNPKNLLAPIGITMGELIDYCGGLTPDAARMVAGGPMMGFAFSDMNAPVTKGTSGITILTHDDLKREEETNCVRCGRCVDVCPMNLVPTKIALASRYKDAELAQQYNIMACFECGSCAYICPANLPLVQLIRTGKAVVIAAGKK